The proteins below are encoded in one region of Diceros bicornis minor isolate mBicDic1 chromosome 14, mDicBic1.mat.cur, whole genome shotgun sequence:
- the BICRAL gene encoding BRD4-interacting chromatin-remodeling complex-associated protein-like, translating into MDDDDDSCLLDLIGDPQALNYFLHGPSNKSSNDDLTNAGYSAANSNSIFANSSNADPKSSLKAVSNQLGEGPSDGLPLSSSLQFLEDELESSPLPDLSEDQPFDILQKSLQEANITEQTLAEEAYLDASIGSSQQFAQAQLHPSSSASFTQASNVSNYSGQALQPIGVTHVPVGASFASNTVGVQHGFMQHVGISVPSQHLSNSSQISGSGQIQLIGSFGNQPSMMTINNLDGSQIILKGSGQQAPSNVSGGLLVHRQTPNGNSLFGNSSSSPVAQPVTVPFNSTNFQTSLPVHNIIIQRGLAPNSNKVPINIQPKPIQMGQQNTYNVNNLGIQQHHVQQGISFASASSPQGSVVGPHMSVNIVNQQNTRKPVTSQAVSSAGGSIVIHSPMGQPHTPQSQFLIPTSLSVSSNSVHHVQTINGQLLPTQPSQLISGQVASEHVMLNRNSSNMLRTNQPYSGQMLNNQNTAVQLVSGQTFAASGSPVIVNHASPQIVGGQMPLQQASPTVLHLSPGQSSVSQGRPGFTTMPSVTSMAGPSRFPVVSSTSTAHPSLGSAVQSGASGSNFTGDQLTQPNRTPVPVSVSHRLPVSSSKSTSTFSNTPGAGTQQQFFCQAQKKSLNQTSPISASKTADGLRQAQIPGLLSTALPGQDSGSKVIPVSLGTSQPQQEKVVGSSPGQPTVQVDSHSGGQKRPAAKQLTKGAFILQQLQRDQAHAVTPDKSQFRSLSDAVQRLLSYHVCQGSMPTEEDLKKVDSEFETVATQLLKRTQAMLNKYRCLLLEDAMRINPSAEMVMIDRMFNQEERASLSRDKRLALVDPEGFRADFCCSFALDKAAHETQFGRSDQHGSKAASSLRLPAQAQSRERAKPGTAEPAHHDQFHLVPNHVLVSAEGSVSKNTDCLGRALKFDKAGLVQYRSASEEKTSRRDSMKGSECPPGPEGHRKTLSRPDHGTESKLSSILVDSHLEMTCNNSFQDRSLRNSPKNEVLHTDIMKGSGEPQADLQLTKSLETTFKNILELKKAGRQPQSDPVVSGSVELDFPNFSPMASQENCLEKFIPDHSEGVVETDSILEAAVNSILEC; encoded by the exons atggatgatgatgatgactcgTGTCTCCTTGATCTTATTGG aGACCCACAAGCATTGAACTATTTTCTACATGGACCTAGTAATAAATCT AGCAATGATGACTTGACTAATGCAGGATACTCTGCAGCCAATTCAAATTCAATTTTCGCCAACTCTAGT AATGCTGACCCTAAGTCATCCCTCAAAGCTGTAAGCAACCAGCTTGGAGAAGGACCCAGTGATGGACTGCCCCTTTCAAGTAGCCTTCAGTTTCTTGAAGATGAACTTGAGTCTTCTCCTCTTCCTGATCTCAGTGAGGACCAACCTTTTGACATTCTTCAGAAATCCTTGCaggaggccaatatcactgaacaGACATTGGCAGAAGAGGCATATTTGGATGCCAGTATAGGTTCAAGCCAGCAGTTTGCACAAGCTCAGCTTCATCCTTCTTCATCAGCATCCTTTACTCAGGCTTCTAATGTTTCTAATTACTCAGGTCAGGCGCTGCAGCCTATAGGGGTGACTCACGTGCCTGTTGGAGCATCGTTTGCAAGCAATACAGTGGGTGTACAACATGGTTTTATGCAACATGTGGGGATCAGTGTTCCCAGCCAGCATTTGTCTAATAGCAGTCAGATTAGTGGTTCTGGTCAAATACAACTAATTGGGTCATTTGGTAATCAGCCTTCCATGATGACGATTAATAACCTAGATGGATCTCAAATCATATTAAAGGGCAGCGGGCAGCAAGCTCCATCCAATGTGAGTGGAGGGCTTCTAGTTCATAGACAGACTCCTAATGGCAACTCCTTGTTTGGGAACTCCAGTTCCAGTCCAGTAGCACAGCCTGTTACCGTTCCATTTAACAGCACAAATTTTCAAACATCTTTACCTGTGCATAACATCATCATACAAAGGGGTCTTGCACCAAATTCAAATAAAGTCCCAATTAATATCCAGCCAAAGCCTATCCAGATGGGTCAGCAAAATACATACAATGTGAACAATTTGGGAATACAGCAGCACCATGTTCAACAAGGGATCTCTTTTGCCTCCGCAAGCTCACCCCAGGGCTCAGTAGTTGGTCCGCACATGTCAGTGAACATTGTAAACCAACAGAACACAAGAAAACCAGTCACCTCACAGGCAGTGAGCAGCGCTGGGGGTAGTATCGTTATTCATTCTCCCATGGGCCAGCCTCACACACCCCAAAGTCAGTTCCTCATACCTACAAGCCTTTCTGTCAGTTCCAACTCGGTACACCACGTCCAGACCATAAATGGGCAACTTCTTCCGACTCAACCCTCTCAGCTCATTTCTGGCCAGGTGGCCTCAGAGCATGTCATGTTGAACAGAAACTCTTCCAACATGCTCAGGACCAACCAACCGTATTCTGGACAGATGCTAAACAACCAGAATACGGCCGTCCAGTTAGTGTCTGGGCAGACATTTGCCGCCTCTGGAAGTCCGGTAATAGTCAATCATGCCTCTCCTCAGATTGTTGGTGGACAGATGCCCTTGCAGCAGGCGTCACCAACTGTATTACACCTGTCACCTGGGCAGAGCAGCGTCTCCCAAGGAAGACCTGGCTTCACCACCATGCCCTCAGTGACAAGCATGGCAGGACCTAGTCGTTTCCCTGTCGTCAGCTCAACCAGCACTGCCCATCCTAGTCTGGGGTCTGCGGTTCAGTCGGGGGCATCAGGATCAAACTTTACGGGGGATCAGCTGACCCAGCCAAACAGGACTCCAGTACCGGTCAGTGTGTCTCATCGTCTTCcagtttcttcttccaaatctacCAGCACCTTCAGTAACACACCTGGAGCAGGAACCCAGCAACAATTCTTCTGTCAG GCTCAGAAAAAAAGTTTGAATCAGACTTCCCCCATTTCTGCTTCCAAGACTGCAGATGGCCTGAGGCAAGCACAGATCCCTGGGCTCTTGAGCACTGCACTGCCAG ggcaggattctggaagcAAAGTCATACCGGTGTCATTAGGAACCTCACAACCACAGCAGGAAAAAGTCGTTGGATCATCTCCTGGCCAGCCAACCGTGCAG GTGGATAGTCATTCGGGAGGACAAAAGAGGCCCGCTGCAAAACAGCTAACTAAAGGAGCTTT CATTCTCCAGCAGTTACAGAGGGACCAAGCCCATGCTGTGACGCCTGATAAAAGTCAATTCCGGTCACTAAGTGATGCGGTTCAGAGGCTGCTCTCCTACCACGTGTGCCAGGGCTCCATGCCCACAGAGGAAGACTTGAAGAAAG tcGACAGTGAATTTGAAACAGTTGCCACTCAGCTCCTGAAAAGGACCCAAGCTATGCTTAACAAGTACAGATGCCTGCTCCTGGAAGATGCCATG CGGATCAATCCGTCTGCCGAGATGGTGATGATCGATAGGATGTTCAACCAGGAGGAAAGAGCTTCTCTGTCCCGGGACAAGCGTCTGGCACTTGTAGACCCTG AGGGCTTCCGGGCTGACTTCTGTTGTTCCTTCGCACTTGATAAAGCTGCTCACGAGACGCAGTTCGGCAGGAGTGACCAGCACGGCAGTAAAGCAGCCAGCTCCCTCCGTCTGCCGGCCCAGGCCCAAAGCAGAGAGCGAGCCAAGCCCGGCACGGCAGAGCCGGCGCACCACGACCAGTTCCATCTAGTGCCTAATCACGTCCTGGTCTCCGCAGAAGGAAGCGTTTCTAAAAACACTGACTGCCTCGGCAGAGCACTGAAATTTGACAAAGCGGGCTTGGTTCAGTACCGGAGCGCGTCGGAGGAGAAGACCAGCCGGAGAGACTCCATGAAGGGCAGCGAGTGCCCTCCCGGCCCCGAAGGGCACCGGAAAACCTTGTCCAGACCGGATCATGGTACCGAGAGCAAACTCTCAAGTATCCTAGTAGATTCCCACTTGGAGATGACGTGTAACAATTCCTTCCAGGACAGAAGTCTGAGGAATTCCCCAAAGAATGAAGTTTTACACACAGACATCATGAAAGGGTCAGGCGAGCCCCAGGCAGATCTCCAGCTCACGAAGAGTTTAGAAACAACATTTAAGAACATCTTGGAACTCAAAAAGGCTGGGCGGCAGCCCCAGAGTGACCCCGTGGTTAGTGGCTCTGTTGAGTTAGACTtccccaacttttctccaatggCTTCGCAGGAAAACTGCCTGGAAAAGTTCATCCCGGACCACAGTGAAGGCGTTGTCGAAACTGACTCCATTTTAGAAGCAGCTGTAAATAGTATCCTAGAGTGTTAA